The Pseudoliparis swirei mitochondrion, complete genome genomic interval AATAAAGTCAGCTAATAAAGCTTTTGGGCCCATACCCCAAATATGTTGGTTAAACCCCCTCCTTTACTAATGAACCCTTACATCTTAGCCACCATATTTTTTAGTTTAGGCCTGGGGACTACAATCACATTCGCTAGCTCCCACTGACTTCTTGCCTGAATAGGTCTTGAAATAAACACTCTTGCCATTCTTCCTTTAATAGCCCAACACCACCACCCCCGAGCAGTAGAAGCTACTACTAAATATTTTCTTATACAAGCAATAGGTGCTGCAACACTACTATTTGCAAGTATCACTAACACATGACTCACCGGCCAATGAGATATCCAACAAATATCTCACCCTCTCCCTATCACCCTTATTACTTTAGCCCTAGCATTAAAAATTGGTCTTGCTCCTTTACACTCTTGACTCCCCGAAGTCCTTCAAGGATTAAATCTTACCACAGGACTCATTTTATCTACTTGACAAAAACTAGCACCCTTTGCACTAATTATACAAATTCAACCCACTAACTCAACACTCCTTATTATCCTAGGCCTTGCCTCAACCCTTGTTGGAGGCTGAGGGGGCTTAAATCAAACACAACTACGTAAAATTTTAGGTTATTCTTCTATCGCTCATCTTGGGTGAATAATTTTAATTATTCAATTCTCCCCCTCTCTAACACTTCTTACTCTTTTTATTTACATCATAATAACCTTTTCAATCTTCCTTGTATTTAAACTTAACAATTCAACCAATATTAACACCCTAGCCATCTCTTCAACCAAAATTCCAACACTAATAGCCTTAACACCCCTAATTCTTATATCTCTAGGGGGTCTCCCACCACTTTCAGGATTCATGCCCAAATGACTTATTCTACAAGAATTAACTAAACAAGATTTAGCCCTAACTGCCACCTTAGCAGCACTAACAACGCTCCTTAACTTATACTACTACCTTCGTCTTTCTTATACCCTAGCTCTTACAATAGCACCAAACAATACAGCCAGCACAACYCCCTGACGTCTTCCCTCCCTACAAATAACAACGCTCCTTGCCATTACGACAGCCCTTACTCTACTTCTACTACCCCTAACCCCTTCTATAACAACCTTATTAACCCTCTAAGAGACTTAGGCTAATATAAAACCAAGAGCCTTCAAAGCCCTAAATGAAAGTGAAAATCCCTCAGTCCCTGATAAAACTTGCAGGACACTAACCCACATCTTCTGTACGCAAAACAGACACTTTAATTAAGCTAAAACTTTTCTAGATGGGAAGGCTTCGATCCTACAAACTCTTAG includes:
- the ND2 gene encoding NADH dehydrogenase subunit 2 (TAA stop codon is completed by the addition of 3' A residues to the mRNA), translated to MNPYILATMFFSLGLGTTITFASSHWLLAWMGLEMNTLAILPLMAQHHHPRAVEATTKYFLMQAMGAATLLFASITNTWLTGQWDIQQMSHPLPITLITLALALKIGLAPLHSWLPEVLQGLNLTTGLILSTWQKLAPFALIMQIQPTNSTLLIILGLASTLVGGWGGLNQTQLRKILGYSSIAHLGWMILIIQFSPSLTLLTLFIYIMMTFSIFLVFKLNNSTNINTLAISSTKIPTLMALTPLILMSLGGLPPLSGFMPKWLILQELTKQDLALTATLAALTTLLNLYYYLRLSYTLALTMAPNNTASTTPWRLPSLQMTTLLAITTALTLLLLPLTPSMTTLLTL